One segment of Panicum virgatum strain AP13 chromosome 1K, P.virgatum_v5, whole genome shotgun sequence DNA contains the following:
- the LOC120652904 gene encoding E3 ubiquitin-protein ligase Os03g0188200-like, whose amino-acid sequence MLSMYPRHRLQLQASSVDDGGDENVEAGGYNAFYAIAVVCVSIFLFCVLAASVSVWKAFASAALAALLLGAAGCFAPKEWFRPSGRARARGGAAGAELQVVVTVTAGAARPGYPCAQVDAPPAFEFRCPLEAGGGGAGEAAASSVVCSVCLEDVRGGEMVRLVPACRHVFHVGCIDMWLHSHRTCPMCRCVVSPPSQAATPKAAAEEPPEPSAEDELPPV is encoded by the coding sequence ATGCTCAGCATGTACCCGAGGCACCGGCTCCAGCTCCAGGCGAGCTccgtcgacgacggcggcgatgaGAACGTCGAGGCCGGCGGCTACAACGCCTTCTACGCCATCGCGGTCGTGTGCGTCTCCATCTTCCTCTTCTGCGTGCTCGCCGCCTCCGTCAGCGTCTGGAAGGCGTTCGCCTccgcggcgctggccgcgctgctgctcggcgccgccggctgctTCGCGCCCAAGGAGTGGTTCCGTCCGAGCGGGCGGGCCCGGGCCCGGGGCGGGGCCGCGGGCGCGGAGCTGCAGGTCGTGGTCACGGTCACGGCGGGCGCCGCGCGGCCGGGCTACCCGTGCGCTCAGGTGGACGCGCCGCCGGCGTTCGAGTTTAGGTGCCCGctcgaggcgggcggcggcggcgcgggtgaggcggcggcgagctccgtggTGTGCTCGGTGTGCCTGGAGgacgtgcgcggcggcgagatggTGCGGCTGGTGCCGGCGTGCAGGCACGTCTTCCACGTGGGGTGCATCGACATGTGGCTGCACTCGCACCGGACGTGCCCGATGTGCCGCTGCGTGGTCTCGCCACCGTCCCAGGCAGCGACGCCGAAGGCTGCGGCGGAGGAGCCACCGGAGCCGTCAGCTGAAGATGAGTTGCCGCCGGTGTAA
- the LOC120652910 gene encoding RING-H2 finger protein ATL8-like, giving the protein MSSLYMRRLSAITGEAGDDDIDGYGVFGGVAADACSLIVASCVLAASVVIWEACALAATAAALAAGAAWCLSVVAAAGWSASRAGAEYSAAAPGGGVGARGFAELDIRALLPLRPWLPASPFQHRRAGATCSVCLEEVRGGEMVRSLPGCRHVFHVGCIDPWLHSHATCPLCRSDLSPRRRATMAAVAGLQGGSPSPRLPSL; this is encoded by the exons ATGTCCAGCTTGTACATGAGGCGGCTCTCGGCGATCACCGGCGAGGCGGGCGACGATGACATCGACGGCTACGGCGTCTTCGGTGGAGTGGCTGCGGACGCCTGCTCGCTGATCGTCGCGTCCTGCGTGCTCGCCGCGTCCGTCGTCATCTGGGAGGCGTGCGCcctcgccgccacggccgcagcgctcgccgcgggcgccgcctgGTGCCTGAGCGTCGTGGCCGCGGCGGGCTGGAGCGCGAGCCGCGCGGGTGCGGAGTattccgccgcggcgccgggcggcggcgtcggcgcgcgCGGGTTCGCCGAGCTGGACATCCGCGCGCTGCTGCCG CTACGCCCCTGGCTGCCGGCGTCGCCGTtccagcaccgccgcgccggcgcgacGTGCTCGGTGTGCCTGGAGGAGGTGCGAGGCGGCGAGATGGTGCGGAGCCTGCCCGGGTGCCGGCACGTGTTCCACGTCGGGTGCATCGACCCGTGGCTGCACTCGCACGCGACGTGCCCCCTGTGCCGGTCCGACCTCTCGCCGCGGCGACGAGCCACGATGGCCGCAGTTGCAGGACTGCAGGGTGGCTCACCGTCGCCGCGGTTGCCGTCATTGTAG
- the LOC120651488 gene encoding RING-H2 finger protein ATL39-like, with product MSLSSSTNSLPYSTDKGGYSTHDALVLLGIGFCATAVSILIIVLCECLCCRRRRGAGGTVVYVAARPFFLHGGGGLSPSAVAALPSFAFRRGLAVAGRGEGSGSGSGRGWAQCAVCLSLVQEGEVVRRLPACAHLFHVCCIDMWLRSHSTCPLCRAAVDPTKEPSSKELAPPV from the coding sequence ATGTCGCTGTCGTCCAGCACCAACTCGCTGCCCTACTCGACGGACAAGGGCGGGTACAGCACCCACGAcgcgctcgtcctcctcggcatCGGCTTCTGCGCCACCGCCGTCTCCATCCTCATCATCGTGCTCTGCGAGTGcctgtgctgccgccgccgccgcggcgccggtggcACGGTCGTGTACGTGGCGGCCCGGCCCTTCTTcctgcacggcggcggcgggctgagcccctccgccgtggccgcgctgCCGTCGTTCGCGTTCCGCAGGGGCctggcggtggccggccgcggcgagggcagcggcagcggcagcgggcgcgggTGGGCGCAGTGCGCGGTGTGCCTGAGCCTGGTGCAGGAGGGGGAGGTGGTGCGGCGGCTGCCGGCGTGCGCGCACCTCTTCCACGTCTGCTGCATCGACATGTGGCTCCGCTCGCACTCCACGTGTCCCCTCTGTAGGGCCGCCGTGGATCCTACCAAGGAGCCGTCTTCAAAGGAGCTGGCGCCTCCGGTGTAA
- the LOC120696264 gene encoding E3 ubiquitin-protein ligase EL5-like translates to MSSYGPTTAAAAADALEVAAGGSYRVCDTVVLICLACASSLIVLTAAVCFRRAIANGYAAAAAGSNGGAGAAAAASCGLAPSALSAIPMLAYRRGAGWAQCAICLAVVRDGETVRRLPACGHLFHVECIDLWLRSHATCPLCRRDVGEAAAADEKV, encoded by the coding sequence ATGTCGTCCTACGGCCCCaccaccgccgcggcggcggcggacgcgctGGAGGTTGCCGCCGGCGGCAGCTACCGGGTGTGCGACACGGTGGTGCTCATCTGCCTGGCCTGCGCCTCCAGCCTCATCGTCCTCACGGCGGCCGTCTGCTTCCGTCGCGCCATCGCCAACGGgtacgcggccgccgccgcgggctccaacggcggcgccggggccgcaGCTGCCGCCAGCTGCGGCCTGGCGCCGTCCGCGCTCTCGGCGATCCCCATGCTCGCGTACCGGAGGGGCGCCGGGTGGGCGCAGTGCGCGATCTGCCTCGCCGTGGTGCGGgacggggagacggtgcggcgACTGCCGGCGTGCGGGCACCTGTTCCACGTCGAGTGCATCGACCTGTGGCTGCGCTCCCACGCCACGTGCCCTCTCTGCCGGCGCGACgtcggcgaggccgccgccgccgatgagaAAGtctga